Proteins encoded in a region of the Streptomyces sp. NBC_01298 genome:
- a CDS encoding GNAT family N-acetyltransferase: protein MTEIRTPRLLLRRWSEHDLVPLSEILADPEVMRWIGDGETLDLEETAETIERWEDEWDEEGFGIFAVELLASGELIGAVGLSMPWWLPEVLPAAEITWRLGRSYWGQGYGSEAAHATLEFALQERGLDRVVAVNRAGNDESENVIRKLGMTAEKDINHPETHALLNLHGIDLTEYEG from the coding sequence ATGACCGAGATCCGTACCCCCCGCCTCCTCCTCCGCCGCTGGTCCGAGCACGACCTCGTCCCCCTGTCGGAGATCCTCGCCGACCCCGAGGTGATGCGCTGGATCGGCGACGGCGAGACCCTCGACCTGGAGGAGACCGCCGAGACCATCGAGCGGTGGGAGGACGAGTGGGACGAGGAGGGCTTCGGGATCTTCGCCGTGGAGCTGCTGGCCTCCGGCGAGCTGATCGGAGCCGTCGGTCTCTCCATGCCGTGGTGGCTGCCCGAGGTCCTGCCCGCCGCCGAGATCACCTGGCGGCTCGGCCGCTCCTACTGGGGCCAGGGCTACGGCTCCGAGGCCGCGCACGCCACCCTGGAGTTCGCCCTCCAGGAACGTGGCCTCGACCGGGTCGTCGCCGTGAACCGGGCGGGCAACGACGAGTCCGAGAACGTGATCCGCAAGCTCGGCATGACCGCCGAGAAGGACATCAACCACCCGGAGACGCACGCCCTCCTCAACCTCCACGGCATCGACCTGACCGAGTACGAGGGCTGA
- a CDS encoding isopenicillin N synthase family dioxygenase, producing MVSSQVPVIDLGPWRSGGPEVRRQVASRVDEALQAAGFLLVTGHGVDPELPGRIREAARTFFRLPAAAKAPYAVAVGGRGWLGPGAEANSYAEGAASPPDLKESWSWAAEEPTGIASVDAEWFRPNAWPAEVPSLRGLVTEYLAAMRALSDELLELLAGALGLGADHFTRHTGHPTWGFNVNWYPGTETVGPPLPGQFRIGAHTDFGTVTVLDRQLGAGGLQIHTDAEGWQDAPYDPAALTVNIGDLMARWTGDRWRAGRHRVLPPPSDAPAEELISLVYFYECDPHTRVESLPAPLGRIVHEPVDSHVHLRAQLDAITVPVGDQAGDRTGGPAAGRESGQAAGKAAAQAAGQVAPEA from the coding sequence GTGGTGAGTTCGCAGGTCCCCGTGATCGATCTCGGCCCGTGGCGCTCCGGCGGGCCCGAGGTCCGCAGGCAGGTCGCCTCCCGCGTCGACGAGGCCCTCCAGGCGGCCGGATTCCTGCTGGTGACCGGGCACGGGGTGGATCCGGAGCTGCCCGGGCGGATCCGGGAGGCGGCGCGGACCTTCTTCCGGCTCCCGGCCGCCGCCAAGGCCCCGTACGCCGTCGCGGTCGGCGGTCGCGGCTGGCTCGGGCCGGGCGCCGAGGCCAACAGCTACGCGGAGGGCGCGGCCTCCCCGCCGGACCTCAAGGAATCCTGGTCCTGGGCCGCGGAGGAGCCGACGGGGATCGCCTCGGTGGACGCCGAGTGGTTCCGGCCCAACGCCTGGCCGGCCGAAGTGCCCTCGCTGCGCGGGCTGGTGACGGAGTACCTGGCCGCGATGCGGGCGCTCTCCGACGAGCTGCTGGAGCTGCTGGCCGGCGCCCTGGGCCTGGGCGCTGACCATTTCACCCGCCACACCGGCCACCCCACCTGGGGGTTCAACGTCAACTGGTATCCCGGCACCGAGACCGTCGGGCCGCCGCTGCCCGGCCAGTTCCGCATCGGCGCGCACACCGACTTCGGCACCGTCACCGTCCTGGACCGCCAGCTCGGCGCGGGCGGACTGCAGATCCACACCGACGCCGAGGGCTGGCAGGACGCCCCCTACGATCCGGCCGCGCTCACCGTGAACATCGGGGACCTCATGGCGCGCTGGACGGGCGACCGGTGGCGGGCGGGCCGCCACCGGGTGCTGCCACCGCCCTCCGACGCGCCCGCCGAGGAGCTGATCTCGCTCGTCTACTTCTACGAGTGCGACCCGCACACCCGGGTGGAATCCCTCCCGGCGCCGCTGGGACGGATCGTGCACGAGCCGGTCGACTCGCACGTCCACCTGCGGGCGCAGCTCGACGCGATCACCGTCCCGGTGGGGGATCAGGCGGGGGATCGGACGGGTGGTCCGGCGGCAGGCCGGGAGTCAGGTCAGGCGGCGGGTAAGGCCGCAGCTCAGGCGGCAGGCCAGGTGGCTCCGGAGGCCTAG